Within Thermococcus celer Vu 13 = JCM 8558, the genomic segment GTAAACAACGCCTTTGGGGACTTTGAGGTTTAAGTGGTAGACTATGTTCCTCTTTCCGAAGAACTTTGTGAGGTCCCGTGTCTCGATGATGTAGGTGGACATCTCAACACCAAGAGGAACATCGAAACGAAGCTAATAAAAGTTTTGGTGACATTGTGTTTACTATAATGATAGTAGGTAACGTCGGCCTCGATAGCTCGGCCCGCTTTGCCTTCCAGAGCCACGCCCACACCGACCACTTCGTCAGCGGGGAGATCATCTTCGCCACCAGGCCCACGAAGTTCCTCAGCCACCTCAGGAAGGGCGGCTTTTACAGGGAGGTCAGGTTTGGAAGGAGGTTCTACCTCGGCGACTTTAAGGCGAGGCTCTACCCGGCCGGCCACATGCTCGGCTCCGCAGGGATAAAGCTGTGGCTCGATAACGGGACGGTATTCTACACGGGCGACACCAAGTGGTTCAGGCTGAGAACGGCCGAGAAGAGTCGCTTTCCCAGGGCGGACGTTCTCATCATAGAGGCGACCTTCGGGGTCCCGAGCTTCACGTTTCCCTCCCCCAGGGAAGCCGAGAAGAGACTGGTGGCCTTCGTTGAGGAGGCGCTGGATAGGGGAAAGAGGCCCGTCCTCTACGTCAACCAGACGGGAAAGGCCCAGGAGGTCATGAAGATACTCGACGTCCATGGCTACACCGTCAAAGTCCCTCGAGAGGCTCTGAAGGTGGCGCGCGTTTACTCGAAGTTCGGGGTCTCGTTTGACAACGTCTCCCCCGATGGCGACGTCGTCCTGCGCTCCCACCGCTCCCCCCGCGTTGAGAACTCGCTCTCCCCCTGGGAGCTGACGGTTTCCGGTTTTGGCGACCTGAAGCTCAGCAACCACGCGGACTTCTGGGAGCTGATGAGGATAGTTGAAAAAGTAGATCCCGAACGGGTTTTCACGGTTTACGGTTTTGCCCGGGAGTTCGCCA encodes:
- a CDS encoding MBL fold metallo-hydrolase — encoded protein: MIVGNVGLDSSARFAFQSHAHTDHFVSGEIIFATRPTKFLSHLRKGGFYREVRFGRRFYLGDFKARLYPAGHMLGSAGIKLWLDNGTVFYTGDTKWFRLRTAEKSRFPRADVLIIEATFGVPSFTFPSPREAEKRLVAFVEEALDRGKRPVLYVNQTGKAQEVMKILDVHGYTVKVPREALKVARVYSKFGVSFDNVSPDGDVVLRSHRSPRVENSLSPWELTVSGFGDLKLSNHADFWELMRIVEKVDPERVFTVYGFAREFARILRGLGYDARPLSRDSALRSADI